ACCATCGGTCACGACTGCTACCATGTTCCATTTATTCGTATGACTGTAAACATGCTCAGGATTTTTTTGGATGTCCTTGCACGGCTCTGCGACCCCAGGGGTGTACCAAATCGCAAAATCCTGGAAGTTGCGTATCGGGCACTTCGGGACAACTTCGATCTTTCCCTCGTAATAGGGGTGGTACTTCATTGCTAGTCTTGCTGGTTCATATGCTTTTTTCAATCTTTCTTCATCGGTTTTCTTCGCACCAGACATCATAACACCCATTTTTGTCTTGACTTCAATTCTACCCAGAGCGTGCCAGGAAACTCTTCCCGGCATGATAGGGCGTGACATATAAACCATCAGATAAATAATGATTGAGGTTTCACCTCTTTGTATTCGAAATAACAATATCGATTTTCGAAATCAATCAAAAAAATGAAATGAGTGTGAAATATGGCACGAAGAGATGAAACAATCGCACTTTCGCTAATCTTTATAATTCATGAATCACCAGCATGTTAAGACCATTAAGATTCATTCGATCGCGTTAAATTATCTATAATAATTCTCAATATCACGCCCGATTATGTTCATTCATATGAATCCTAACGTTCTCATCGTCGATGGCTTCGTTGATGAGCCTGCGTCGCTTGGGGTACCACCGTATGTCTCACCGCATATCAGGGCGATAGCAGGAGCTGTCGTGGACGCAGGAGCAACTCCTCATTACATGTCAATTAATGATTTAAGGAAACAAGTGAAACTACCAGATGCGCAGATCAGCGTTTTCTTCGGTGGTGTATCAGTTCCCGGCAAATATCTGAGAGCGATGCCAGCATCGCAGAATGAAATTATTCAGTTTTCGAAAATATTACCAGGTGTCAAAATTCTTGGCGGCCCTGCGACATTCGACGAGCAATACGAAGAAACGGGTCTTTTCGATCAGATCGCGAAAAAGGATGTAGCCGCGTGTGTTTACGATTTTCTCAGAACAGGTGAATTTTCCACCAGGTGGAGGACGATAGAAGAATGGAATCGCTGGCTGATCGAGGGAGCGCCCGTGGTCAAGAAACATCCAGATTATCCTCAACCGCTCATCGCTGAAATTGAAACATATAGGGGATGCATTCGATACCGATCGGGCGGATGTTCGTTCTGTATCGAGGCGCTCAAAGGCGCACCTTTATTTCGAGAGCCTGAGGATGTTATTAAAGAAATCAAGACATTGAGTCGCCTTGGCGTCAAAAACTTCAGACTCGGTGGCCAGACATGCTTCATCTCGTACAAAGCTGAGGGTTATGATGACAATCTCAAACTTAATCCGCAAGCGATTAAAACTCTTCTCTCAGGAATTGCCGACATCGGCATCGATGTCATCCACCTTGATAACGCGAATCCAGCGGTAATCGCTGAGCATCCAGAGGAAGCAAGAGTGATTCTTGAAACCATAGTGGATTATTGCACAAGTGGCAACGTTCTGGCACTCGGAATGGAGAGTGCAGATCCAATCGTCATCGAGAGGAATAATCTCAATGCCACGCCCGAACAGGTCTTTGACGCGATTAAATTGATCAATGATGTTGGAGCTGAAATTGGGGAGAACGGCCTGCCGAAGCTGCTTCCAGGTCTCAATTTCATTATTGGACTAGATGGCGAGAGCAAGAAAACACTTGAACACAATTTGGCCTTTCTCCGTTCCGTCCTGAAAGAAGGATTGCTGCTCAGGAGGATCAACGTGAGGCAGGTCATGCCGATCAGGAGAGAATTCAAGCCGGGAGTTACCCATACAGATTTTCTCAGATTCAAAGAAGCGGTGAGGAAAGAAATCGATAAACCAATGCTGCAGCGTGTCGCTCCAGCTGGAACTATACTACGAAGAGTATATTTGGAAATAAGGGAAGGAAATAAGACATTCGGCCGACAAATCGGAACTTATCCCTTGCTTGTCGGGTTTGATTATCCGCTTGAGCTAGGACGTTTCGTTGATGCAATGGTTGTTGGCTGGGGTTACAGGAGTATCACCGCAATCGAATTCCCGTTCCCAATCAACACGGCTTCACTTGCTGCAATGAGGTCTCTACCATCAATCGGCGAGAAGAGGGCTACTCGAATTCTGAAGAGAAGACCGTTCAGAACACTCCTAGAGCTGGCAAACGCACTCGACGATCCATCGCTTGCTGAAAAAATCGCTCCAATCATCACATTCGATGTCGCCGAAACCATGAATGAAAGTAAAGCGATTGTATCAAAAGGTCAGAATACGCGGAAAAAATGAAATAAAGAGAAGCGATTGAATCAATCGATATGGATCCACATCGCCTCGCAAAATTTCCGTTTCTCAGAGATGCGATTACGTATGTGAAAGAAAATGATGTGGATCTCGACGATGTTCTCCGAGAATACGTTTTCTCCGAGGCAAGAAGACGCGGTAAAAAGAGAGTCATGGATGCACTAGTCGAGGGAGAAATTGAGAATTATCCGATGTCAACAGAGGAAGAGTGTCTACTCGAAATACTCAGTTATCCCGTCGCTCGGATGATCGTATCCTGCATCAACGATAGTTTTCTAATCAAACGTTACGCGCTTGCTGAAGCGGTGACGATGAACAAGAGACTACTCTCAGAGAGTACCGAATCCGTCGCAGCTGTTGCGGACGAACTTGGGGTTAAAGTCGCGATCATCGATGAATCGCTCAGAATGTATTTTTCCGATTATCTGAGGTATACTTCAAAAATGCGTAGTGTTGATTGGAAACTCGTAAACATGGAAGTAGAGAACGGGTATGTTTATCTGAACAAGCATCGATTTGCGAGAGTACTTCAACAGGCGTTGCAAGAGAAGATTGAAAATGAATTGCCACTTGAAGTTTCTGATGAGATCCTACAGCGATTTTCCACCGATCTTGCAGAAATTCGAACGGCACTCGAGATGAGGGTAACAAAGTACAAGGTTGAAGACCTTGGAAGAATCAGCATCATCAAACTACCTCCGTGCATGAGAAAACTCGTCGGAATGGTGCAGGCG
This region of Methanomassiliicoccales archaeon genomic DNA includes:
- a CDS encoding radical SAM protein, which translates into the protein MFIHMNPNVLIVDGFVDEPASLGVPPYVSPHIRAIAGAVVDAGATPHYMSINDLRKQVKLPDAQISVFFGGVSVPGKYLRAMPASQNEIIQFSKILPGVKILGGPATFDEQYEETGLFDQIAKKDVAACVYDFLRTGEFSTRWRTIEEWNRWLIEGAPVVKKHPDYPQPLIAEIETYRGCIRYRSGGCSFCIEALKGAPLFREPEDVIKEIKTLSRLGVKNFRLGGQTCFISYKAEGYDDNLKLNPQAIKTLLSGIADIGIDVIHLDNANPAVIAEHPEEARVILETIVDYCTSGNVLALGMESADPIVIERNNLNATPEQVFDAIKLINDVGAEIGENGLPKLLPGLNFIIGLDGESKKTLEHNLAFLRSVLKEGLLLRRINVRQVMPIRREFKPGVTHTDFLRFKEAVRKEIDKPMLQRVAPAGTILRRVYLEIREGNKTFGRQIGTYPLLVGFDYPLELGRFVDAMVVGWGYRSITAIEFPFPINTASLAAMRSLPSIGEKRATRILKRRPFRTLLELANALDDPSLAEKIAPIITFDVAETMNESKAIVSKGQNTRKK
- a CDS encoding DNA primase large subunit PriL; this translates as MDPHRLAKFPFLRDAITYVKENDVDLDDVLREYVFSEARRRGKKRVMDALVEGEIENYPMSTEEECLLEILSYPVARMIVSCINDSFLIKRYALAEAVTMNKRLLSESTESVAAVADELGVKVAIIDESLRMYFSDYLRYTSKMRSVDWKLVNMEVENGYVYLNKHRFARVLQQALQEKIENELPLEVSDEILQRFSTDLAEIRTALEMRVTKYKVEDLGRISIIKLPPCMRKLVGMVQAGENIPHSGRFAVTAFLHGIGLSQEEILRLFSSSPDFDQSKTRYQIEHITGEISGTRYTAPECSTMKSYGLCYEPDSLCKKIKHPFTYYRAKSRKRKEMSSEENRSKSPMKKNRAGDRLDN